The Vagococcus penaei genome includes the window AATTAGACAACAAATTGAAGAGAAAAATCCTGATTTAGAAAATAAAGATGAAGTCGCACACCAAGTCGGAATTGGTTCTGTTATTTTCCATGATTTAAAAAATGATCGTATGAATTCATTTGATTTTAATTTGGAAGATGTAATTCAATTTGAAGGTGAAACTGGCCCTTACGTTCAGTATACTCGTTCACGTTGTGAGAGTATTTTAAGAAAATCTGATTGGCACAATGATGGTAAGAAAGAAGTGTTAACTTTAAATGATCCTGATTCATGGGAAGTTGTAAAAAGTTTAAATAATTTCCCAAGTAAGGTTGAAGAAGCTGCAGTAAAATATGAGCCATCAGTCATCGCAAAATATGTTATTGATTTATCGCAAAAATTCAATAAATATTATTCAAAACATAAAATCCTAGTTGATGATGATCAAAAAGAGGCACGTTTAGCATTAGTCTATTCAGTATCTGTAGTTATTAAAGAAAGTTTAAGACTATTAGGTATCCAATCACCAGATATGATGTAATAGAATTTTATTGTATTTTGAACTGATAGTTTTTACTAATTGAATAGTTTGATTTATGACGGGAGCTTTAGTTAGCTCTCGTCATATTTTTTCGTAAATTTTAGCTTAATTGCGTATATTATTAAAAGTGATTAAATTATTAAGACTAGGGAAAGTTCTAATCTTTTTATTTGAATAAAGCTTTTAAACGTTTTACACTAGTACCTAATCGCTAGTTATAAGACCTTGCGCATAATTCATTTAATTGATCGAAATACTATCAACTTGTTGACTAATTCTGATATAATTAAGGTCAGATATAGTCAATAAGGTGGTGCAATAATGAATAATCGAAATATGTCTGATATGATTGAGTCGTATTTAAAAAAGATATTAGAAGCATCGGATCAGATTGAGATTCGACGCTCTGAAATTGCCGAGCGCTTTGAGTGTGTACCTTCGCAAATTAATTATGTCATTAATACTCGTTTCACTATTCCTAAAGGATATAAAGTAGAAAGTAAGCGTGGTGGTGGTGGCTATATTCGGATTTTTAAAATCGAATTGTTAGCGAACAGTGATGATTTAACAGATTTTACAACTTTAGTTGGTTCAGAGCTAACTGAAAGTGATGCAAGGGCGCTATTAGATCAGTTGGCGATTCATGAATGGATTAGTCCACGAGAAAAACAAATTTTTTTCTGTATTATTAAATTCTAAAGGATTATTAGCATTAGATAATAGTAGCTTTTTAAGGGCTCAAATGATGCTTGAATTATTGGAACATTTAAGATATGAAGATAGGAGTGAACCGGATGAGAGATGAATTATTTACGCAACGTGTGAGAGACGTTTTATCATATGCACAGGAATGTGCCCGTTTGACTAAACAAGATATGGTTGGAACCGAACATATCTTATATGGTTTAGCGAAAGAAAAAAAAGGTATTGCTAGTAAAGTTTTAAGTTTATTTGATTTAGATGATGAACGAATTTTGGATATGATTTTTGAAGACATTCCATATAGCTCTGATGAGCAACCTGAAATTCCGGAAAATCAGTTAGTTCCTTATTCGCCACGTGCTAGACAAATTTTAAAATTTGCTGAAGATGAATCCAAAAAATTAGATGCTACAGGCATAGGAACGGAACATATTTTAT containing:
- a CDS encoding CtsR family transcriptional regulator, with amino-acid sequence MNNRNMSDMIESYLKKILEASDQIEIRRSEIAERFECVPSQINYVINTRFTIPKGYKVESKRGGGGYIRIFKIELLANSDDLTDFTTLVGSELTESDARALLDQLAIHEWISPREKQIFFCIIKF